The nucleotide window CAAGATGTGCCTGATCGATGTTTTCAAGATCCCGGTCGGCGTCTCGCTGGGCGTGGTCATCGCCATCCTGGCCGTGACCATGTGGCTGAGCCTGCGCACCGCCCCCGGCAAGGAGCATGTGGGGCATTGACGCCGCCGCCATGGGGGCATGCGGTTCAGGGCTATCATCCACGCCCCCATCGCTGCACCCCATGGCTGGAATCCACATCACCGACATCGAGGCCGCCATCAACCACTGGCGTGCCAAGGCACCGTCGCCCGACGGCGTGAGCGTCGCGCCCGCCTGGCGCGCGCTGGCCGAGGTATACGCGCTGATGGTGTTCCACCGCACGGCGGAAGTGGACGAGGCGCGCCTGCCGCCCGCGGCCCTGTCCGCCTGGCTCGACTGGTACGCCACCACGCCCGACACGCCGTGCATCGCCATCTGCTCCACCAGCCAGGGCGACGCCACCTGCAAGGGCTGCGGGCGCAGCTTCGAGGAAGTGCAGCTGTGGACCGCCATGACGCCCGTGCAGAAACGCGCCGTCTGGCGCCGCATCACGGCCGAGGGCGATTCTTGGCGTTTCACGCGCTATGCCGAGCGCGCCACGGAGCGCACCGCCTGAGCCTGCGCCTGGCCCACGGCCGTCAGGTTGCGCTTACTTCCAGCGCAGCGGCTCCACGAACACCGTGCCCAGGTTGCTGCTGAGCGTTAGCGCGCCTTCCTGGATGGTGGCCTGCAACTGCATGCTGCGCTCGGCCAGCGCGGCCAGGGCCTGGGCGGTGTCCGACGGCAGGCGCCACACCTGCAGCTTGTCCTGGCGCGCGAGCTTGCCCTCGATGCCTTTCCACCAGACTTCGGCGGCATGGTGGAAAGGGTAGAGCACCACGGCGTCGGCCTTGCCGCAGGCCTTGGCGATGGGCTTTTCCTCTGGCTGGCCGACTTCGATCCACAGGCGCTTCTGCCCGGTGAAGTCGGTCAGCGACACGTCGGGGTCGTCGGGGTCGGACAGGCCGGCGCCGAAGGCCAGCGTGCCGTCGCCGTTGCACATGTCGTTCAACTGGTGGGCGTTGAGCGCCAGGGCCACGAGGCGCACCATCATGCGCTCGTCGGTCTCGCTCGGGTGGCGCGCCAACGTCAGCGCGTGGTCGGCGTAGTAGCCGTGGTCGATGTCGGCAATGGCGACGTTCGCCTTGAAGATGGTGGATTTGAGGGCCATGGTGCTCCAAAAACAAGAGCTGCCAGCGCAAGCCCCTGCTTGCTTTGGCAGCCCTGAAAGCCGTAAATGCCCGCCAGTCAAGCGCGGGCAGCTATGATTTTTACACCGCCTGAGAGGCGATCAGACGCGCCGCGCCAGCTCGGCGGCCTTGCCGGTGTAGGAACCGGGCGTCATGGCCAGCAGGCGGTCCTTCTCGGCCTGGGGGATTTCCAGCGACTGGATCAGCCCGTGCAGCGCCTCGGCCGTCACGGTCTTGCCGCGCGTGACTTCCTTGAGCTTCTCGTAGGCACCCGGCACGCCGAAGCGGCGCATCACCGTCTGGATGGGCTCGGCCAGCACTTCCCACGAGGCATCCAGGTCGGCCTGCAGCGCCTCTTCGTTCAGCTCCAGCTTGTTCAGGCCGGTGAGCAGCGATGTGTAGGCCAGCGTGGCATAGCCCAGCGCCACGCCGATGTTGCGCAGCACGGTGGAGTCGGTCAGGTCGCGCTGCCAGCGGCTGATGGGCAGCTTCTCCGACAGGTGGCGCAGCAGCGCGTTGGCCAGGCCCAGGTTGCCCTCGGCGTTCTCGAAGTCGATGGGGTTGACCTTGTGCGGCATGGTGGACGAGCCGATCTCGCCCGCCTTGAGCTTTTGCTTGAAGTAGCCCAGGCTGACGTAGCCCCAGATGTCGCGCGAGAGGTCGACCAGGATGGTGTTGGCGCGCGCCACGGCGTCGAACAGCTCGGCCATGTAGTCGTGCGGCTCGATCTGGATCGAGTAGGGCTGGAAGGTCAGGCCCAGGCCCTCGGGCTCGTGCTTCTCGACCACGCGGCGCGAGAACGCCTCCCAGTCGAAATCGGGCCAGGCCGCCAGGTGGGCGTTGTAGTTGCCCACGGCGCCGTTCATCTTGCCCATGATCTTCACGGCCGAGATGCGCTCGACCGCGCCCTGCAGGCGCGCCACCACGTTGGCCAGCTCCTTGCCCACGGTGGTGGGGCTGGCGGTCTGGCCGTGCGTGCGGCTGAGCATGGGCACGTCGGCGTACAGGCTGGCCATGTCGCGCAGCTTGAGCACGATGCGGTCCAGGCTGGGCAGCACCACCTGGTCGCGCCCGGCGCGCAGCTGCAGCGCGTGGCTGGTGTTGTTGATGTCCTCGCTGGTGCAAGCGAAGTGCACGAACTCTGCGGCGCGCTCCAGTTCGGGCCGCGCCTCGAACCTGCTCTTGATCCAGTACTCCACGGCCTTCACGTCGTGGTTGGTGGTCTTCTCGATGTCCTTGATGGCGGCCGAGTCGGCCTCGGAGAAGTTCTTCACCAGGCCCAGCAGGTAGGCGCGTGCGCCCACGCTCAGCGGCTTGAACTCGGGAAAGCCGGCATCCGACAGCGCGATGAACCAGGCCACCTCCACCTGCACGCGGCGCTGCATGTAGCCGTGCTCGCTCATGATGGGGCGCAGGGTGGAGAGTTTGGCGGCGTAGCGGCCGTCCAGCGGGGACAGGGCGGTGATGGTGGACATAGCCTTCCATTGTAGGTGGCCCCTGCTCCGCAGGGCCGGCCCCGATAGAATCGGCAGCCCCGCAGCGCCAGAGCCAGCACCATGAAACTGATCGGATCGACCACCAGCCCCTACGTGCGCAAAGTGCGCGTGGTGATGGCGGAAAAAAAGCTCGACTACCAGTTCGTCCTCGACAACGTCTGGGCCGCCGACACGCAGATCGCCCACACCAACCCCCTGGGCAAGGTGCCCTGCCTGGTGATGGAGGGCGGCGGCACCCTGTACGACTCGCGCGTCATCGTGGACTACCTGGACACGCTCTCCCCCGTGGGCCGCCTGCTGCCCGCGCCGGGGCGCGAGCGCGCCGAGGTCAAGACCTGGGAGGCCCTGGCCGACGGCGTGCTGGACGCCGCCATCCTGGTGCGGCTGGAGAACACCTTCGACGGCCGCCTGGAAAGCCAGCGCAGCCCCGCCTGGATCGACCGGCAGATGGGCAAGGTGCACGCGGGGCTGCAGTCCATGTCGCAAGGCCTGGGCGACAAGCCCTTTTGCTGCGGCGGCATCCACCTGAGCCTGGCCGACATCGCCGTGAGCTGTGCGCTGGGCTGGCTGGAATTCCGCTTTCCGCAGCTCGGCTGGCGCGCCGAGCACCCCAACCTGGGCCGCCTGCTCGACAAGCTGCAGCAGCGCCCGAGCTTCGCCGACACCCGGCCCGTGGCCTGAGAACAGGTTGGCGGCGTGGTGCCGCAGCAGCAAAAAAGCCACCTTGCGGTGGCTTTTTTGTGGGTGTAAAAAAAGTTGCGAAGCGTCCCGAAACGAAGAAAGAGAGGGAGGGAGGAGAAGCGTTCCAGGGTTGCAGTCGAACAAATACCGAAAGGCTTCGCAACGTCAAAATGGGTGGTGAGTTCCTCATGAACGATCACATGCTCTCTAGAGTGGGGCCATCAAACCAAAGTTCCAGACCCTACATGCAAGCAAATGTAACGCATTCGGCGAATCCCTTGCAGGCCCCCGGGGTTACACCAGCGCCAGGATGCGCTCCAGCGGCCAGGTCACGCGCACGTCCTTGTAGGCGACGGGGCCGGTGATCTTCCAGCTCGGCAGGGTCGTGTCGCGCGGAATCATCTCGCCCGTGGGCATGCCGGTGCGCGAGATCACCACGGCCACGCGCGGCGTCGTGGCCGTCGCGCCGCGGCGCAGCACCACGGCGACCTCCTGGCTGGCCAGGCGTACCAGGGCGCCGGGCGGATAGATGCCCAGCGTCTTGACGAGCGCCGCGCCGGCCTCGTCCACCTGGCGCGTCTCGTCGTAGTAGCTGCCCTGCATGGCCGCCGTGACCGGCATGGGCTGGCGCGATGCGCGCGGCGCGATGCGGGCGCCGAACACGTCGGCGCGCTGGATCAGCCGCGCCAGTTGCTCGGCCTCGCTCTTTTGCGCCAGCGGCCCGGGCGTGCGCTCGTGGTGGCGCCGCACGGCTTCGAGCCAGACCGGATCGGCCACGCCCAACTGGCGCAGCAGCGCCTCGGACTGCATGGCGTGGTTCTCGATGGCCATGATCTGCGGCCACGACAGCGGGTCGGTCTGCAGCGCCAGGTGGTCCTGCAGCGCCGTCATGGAAATATTCATGGAAAGCGCAGCCCGGCCAACCTGGAGCACGCGCGCCTCGGGCCAGCGCAGCGTCTCACGCGCGGTGACCATGCAGGCCACCGACACCAGCATGGCGTGGGTGGCGCTGTACATCTGCGTTTCCTGCGCCGACAGCAGCACCAGCGCCAGCAGCGTGGCGTCGGGCGCCTGGGCGCAGTGGCGCGCCAGTTCCTCGTGCAGCACATGGAAGCGCGGGCCGAACTCCTGCCCCTGCGGCGTGCGCAGCAGCTGCGTGGCGCGCACCTGCAGCTCCAGCCAGGCGGGCGGGCCGAAGGTCTCGCGCTCGCGTTCGCGCGGCGGCGCGGCACCGGGGCTGGCGCTGATCTTCATCACCGCGATCTGCCCGAGCTGGGTGTCGGACTGCAGCATCTGGTGCAGCTGCGCCAGGTAGCTGCGGTGGCTGTCGCCCGACTCGTCGGTGTCCACGCACAGGCTGACGCCGCGCGCCAGCAGCACCTCCAGCTCCGCACGGTTGCGGATGACGTAGCCTTTGTGCGCCAGCAGCACGCCCTGCGCGCCGCGCAGGGCGAAGGGCAACGGCTGGCCCAGGGGAATGGTGTCGATGTTCAGCGCGACGAGGTTCATGGTTGCGCGCCATTATCCCGCCCCGCCAGAGGGCGAAAGCCCTCCAGGCCCCGGGCTCACCCTGCGGTTTCCCCCACACGGGTGCCCTGGGGGCCGCGGCGCAGCACCTTGCGGTGGAACCACTGCGCCAGGTCGTCGATGTAGGTGAACACCGCCGGCACCACGAGCAGGCTCAGCACCGTGGAGGTGATGAGCCCGCCGATCACCGCCACGGCCATGGGCGAGCGGAAGCTCATGTCCGCCCCGCCCCAGGCCAGCGCGATGGGCAGCATGCCCGCGCCCATGGCCAGCGTGGTCATGATGATGGGGCGGGCGCGCTTGTGGCAGGCGTCCAGCAACGCGTCCAGGCGGCCCATGCCATGGTCGCGCCGCGCCACGATGGCGTATTCCACGAGCAGAATGGAGTTCTTGGTGGCGATGCCCATGAGCATGATGAGCCCGATGAGCGAGGGCATCGAGAAGCTCTTGCCCGCCAGCAGCAGCCCCACGAAGGCGCCGCCCAGCGACAGCGGCAGCGCCGCCAGGATGGTCACGGGCTGCAGGAAGTCCTTGAACAGCAGCACCAGCACCAGGTAGATGCACAGCACGCCGGTGAGCATGGCCAGGCCGAAGCTGGTGAACAGCTCGCCCATCATCTCGGCATCACCCACGTCGATGGGGCGCACGCTGGGCGGCAGGCCGGCCATGGCGGGCAGTTGGCGCACGGCCTCGGTGACTTCGCCCAGGCCGCGCTCGCCCAGCTCGATCTCGAAGTTGACGTTGCGCGCGCGGTCGTAGCGGCCAATCACGGCCGGCCCGCCCGCCAGCTCCAGCGAGGCGACCTCGCCCAGGCGCACCGGGCCACGGCTGCCCGGCACCGCCAGGCGCGCCAGCACCGACAGGTCCTCGCGCGCGGCGTCGGGCAGGCGCACGACGATGGGCACCTGGCGCTGCGCCAGGTTCAGCTTGGGCAGGTACTGCTCGTAGTCGCCCACGGTGGCCACGCGCAGCGTCTCGGCGATGGCGCTGGTGGTCACGCCCAGGTCGGCGGCGCGCGCGAAGTCGGGGCGCACGGCGATCTCGGGCCGCACCAGGCTGGCGCTGGAGCCGACGTTGCCGATGCCGGGGATGGTGCGCAGGTCGCGCTCCACGGCGCGCGCGGCGTCAGCCAGGGCCTGCGGGTCCTCGCTCGCCAGGGCGAGCACGTACTTGTCGTTCGATCCGCCCAGGCCGATCTTCACGCGCACGCCCGGCAGGTCGGCGAGTTCGGCGCGCAGGCGCCGCTCGATCTCCTGCTTGAGCGGGCGCTGGCCGCGCGGCGCCATGCGCAGCGTGAGCGTGGCCTTGCGCGGATCGGCCGCGCCGCTGCCCGCGAACGGGTCGGCGCCCGCCGAGCCGCCGCCGATGGCCGTGTAGATGCTCTGCACATACCCCACGCGCGCCACGCGCTCGCTGGCCTGGGCCACGGCGGCGCGCGTGTCGGCCAGCAGGCTGCCGGGCGGCAGCTCCAGCGTGACCTGGGTCTGCTGGTTGTCGTCCGCCGGGATGAAGCCCGAGGGCAGCAGCGGAATCAGCGCCAGCGAGCCGGCGAAGAACAGCAGGGCGCCGAGCAGCGTGCGCAGCCGGTGGCGCAGGCACCAGCCCGAGGCGCGCATGTACAGGGCCAGCCAGCGCGGCTCCTTCTCTGCCGCCACCAGGGGCTTCATGATGTAGGCCGCCATCATGGGCGTGAGCAGGCGCGCCACCACCAGCGAGGCGAACACCGCCAGCGCCGCCGTCCAGCCGAACTGCTTGAAGAAGCGCCCCGGAATGCCCGCCATGAAGGCCGTGGGCAGGAACACCGCGATCAGCGTGAAGGTGGTGGCGATGACGGCCAGGCCGATCTCGTCGGCCGCCTCCATGGCGGCCTGGTAGGGCGTCTTGCCCATGCGCAGGTGGCGCACGATGTTCTCCACCTCGACGATGGCGTCGTCCACCAGGATGCCGACCACCAGCGACAGCGCCAGCAGCGTGATGATGTTGACCGAGAAGCCCAGCCAGTGCATGCCGATGAAGGCCGGAATCACCGACAGCGGCAGCGCCACGGCCGAGACGATGGTTGCCCGCCAGTCGCGCAGGAACAGCCACACCACCACCA belongs to Acidovorax sp. YS12 and includes:
- a CDS encoding DUF3717 domain-containing protein, with the translated sequence MAGIHITDIEAAINHWRAKAPSPDGVSVAPAWRALAEVYALMVFHRTAEVDEARLPPAALSAWLDWYATTPDTPCIAICSTSQGDATCKGCGRSFEEVQLWTAMTPVQKRAVWRRITAEGDSWRFTRYAERATERTA
- a CDS encoding YaeQ family protein; its protein translation is MALKSTIFKANVAIADIDHGYYADHALTLARHPSETDERMMVRLVALALNAHQLNDMCNGDGTLAFGAGLSDPDDPDVSLTDFTGQKRLWIEVGQPEEKPIAKACGKADAVVLYPFHHAAEVWWKGIEGKLARQDKLQVWRLPSDTAQALAALAERSMQLQATIQEGALTLSSNLGTVFVEPLRWK
- the purB gene encoding adenylosuccinate lyase — encoded protein: MSTITALSPLDGRYAAKLSTLRPIMSEHGYMQRRVQVEVAWFIALSDAGFPEFKPLSVGARAYLLGLVKNFSEADSAAIKDIEKTTNHDVKAVEYWIKSRFEARPELERAAEFVHFACTSEDINNTSHALQLRAGRDQVVLPSLDRIVLKLRDMASLYADVPMLSRTHGQTASPTTVGKELANVVARLQGAVERISAVKIMGKMNGAVGNYNAHLAAWPDFDWEAFSRRVVEKHEPEGLGLTFQPYSIQIEPHDYMAELFDAVARANTILVDLSRDIWGYVSLGYFKQKLKAGEIGSSTMPHKVNPIDFENAEGNLGLANALLRHLSEKLPISRWQRDLTDSTVLRNIGVALGYATLAYTSLLTGLNKLELNEEALQADLDASWEVLAEPIQTVMRRFGVPGAYEKLKEVTRGKTVTAEALHGLIQSLEIPQAEKDRLLAMTPGSYTGKAAELARRV
- a CDS encoding glutathione S-transferase N-terminal domain-containing protein; translated protein: MKLIGSTTSPYVRKVRVVMAEKKLDYQFVLDNVWAADTQIAHTNPLGKVPCLVMEGGGTLYDSRVIVDYLDTLSPVGRLLPAPGRERAEVKTWEALADGVLDAAILVRLENTFDGRLESQRSPAWIDRQMGKVHAGLQSMSQGLGDKPFCCGGIHLSLADIAVSCALGWLEFRFPQLGWRAEHPNLGRLLDKLQQRPSFADTRPVA
- a CDS encoding phosphohydrolase yields the protein MNLVALNIDTIPLGQPLPFALRGAQGVLLAHKGYVIRNRAELEVLLARGVSLCVDTDESGDSHRSYLAQLHQMLQSDTQLGQIAVMKISASPGAAPPRERERETFGPPAWLELQVRATQLLRTPQGQEFGPRFHVLHEELARHCAQAPDATLLALVLLSAQETQMYSATHAMLVSVACMVTARETLRWPEARVLQVGRAALSMNISMTALQDHLALQTDPLSWPQIMAIENHAMQSEALLRQLGVADPVWLEAVRRHHERTPGPLAQKSEAEQLARLIQRADVFGARIAPRASRQPMPVTAAMQGSYYDETRQVDEAGAALVKTLGIYPPGALVRLASQEVAVVLRRGATATTPRVAVVISRTGMPTGEMIPRDTTLPSWKITGPVAYKDVRVTWPLERILALV
- a CDS encoding efflux RND transporter permease subunit, producing MNLSAWSIRNPIPAAMLFVLLTFAGLLSFRAMKVQNFPDMDLPVVMVTAVLPGAAPGQLESDVVRKIENAIATTQGLKHITSTLVDGSATIAAEYRLEKPVQEAVDDVRSAVSRVRADLPADLRDPIVAKLELSSQPVQAYAIASDRWDDEALSWFVDDTLTRRLLAVPGVGGVGRVGGVTRQVQVALDPLRLQALNATAADVSRQLRQVQLESAGGRVDLGGAEQPVRTIATVQTAQELAAMDIALSDGRRVRLDQVATVTDTIAEPRSAALLDGRSVIGFEVSRSRGASEVEVGAGVQRALAQLQADFPHLQLTRTVDFVDIAQDEYDSSMKLLYEGGLLAVVVVWLFLRDWRATIVSAVALPLSVIPAFIGMHWLGFSVNIITLLALSLVVGILVDDAIVEVENIVRHLRMGKTPYQAAMEAADEIGLAVIATTFTLIAVFLPTAFMAGIPGRFFKQFGWTAALAVFASLVVARLLTPMMAAYIMKPLVAAEKEPRWLALYMRASGWCLRHRLRTLLGALLFFAGSLALIPLLPSGFIPADDNQQTQVTLELPPGSLLADTRAAVAQASERVARVGYVQSIYTAIGGGSAGADPFAGSGAADPRKATLTLRMAPRGQRPLKQEIERRLRAELADLPGVRVKIGLGGSNDKYVLALASEDPQALADAARAVERDLRTIPGIGNVGSSASLVRPEIAVRPDFARAADLGVTTSAIAETLRVATVGDYEQYLPKLNLAQRQVPIVVRLPDAAREDLSVLARLAVPGSRGPVRLGEVASLELAGGPAVIGRYDRARNVNFEIELGERGLGEVTEAVRQLPAMAGLPPSVRPIDVGDAEMMGELFTSFGLAMLTGVLCIYLVLVLLFKDFLQPVTILAALPLSLGGAFVGLLLAGKSFSMPSLIGLIMLMGIATKNSILLVEYAIVARRDHGMGRLDALLDACHKRARPIIMTTLAMGAGMLPIALAWGGADMSFRSPMAVAVIGGLITSTVLSLLVVPAVFTYIDDLAQWFHRKVLRRGPQGTRVGETAG